From Thermomonas sp. XSG, one genomic window encodes:
- a CDS encoding alpha/beta hydrolase yields the protein MDIHLNRFSLAVEPGDAVDATVLAPRPELPGILFVHGWGGNQEQDLSRAKLLAGLGSVCLTFDLRGHRANATRKETITRAQNLHDLCATYDWLVAQPQVDAGAVALVGVSYGGYLAALLSQLRPVRWLALRSPALYLDRDWDQPKARLHDDPELFRYRRREVDADDNRALRACAGFTGDVLLVQAEHDEIVPQPVIDNYARAFHSARSLTRRLIPGADHGFSGKPAQRQYTEVLEAWMTEMIVGARNMIAADKVRDDKQQRRAGQGR from the coding sequence ATGGACATACACCTCAACCGATTCTCGCTGGCGGTCGAACCCGGGGACGCGGTGGACGCCACCGTGCTGGCGCCGCGGCCGGAACTGCCCGGCATCCTGTTCGTGCATGGCTGGGGCGGCAACCAGGAACAGGATCTCAGCCGCGCCAAGCTGCTGGCCGGCCTGGGCAGCGTCTGCCTGACCTTCGACCTGCGCGGCCACCGGGCCAACGCCACCCGCAAGGAAACCATCACCCGCGCGCAGAACCTGCACGACCTCTGCGCTACCTACGACTGGCTGGTCGCACAGCCGCAGGTCGATGCCGGCGCCGTCGCCCTCGTCGGCGTGAGCTACGGCGGATACCTGGCTGCGCTGCTGTCGCAACTGCGTCCGGTGCGCTGGCTGGCGCTGCGTTCCCCGGCGCTGTACCTGGATCGCGACTGGGACCAGCCGAAGGCGCGCCTGCACGATGACCCGGAGCTGTTCCGCTACCGGCGCCGCGAGGTGGACGCGGACGACAACCGCGCCCTGCGTGCCTGTGCCGGCTTCACCGGCGATGTCCTGCTGGTGCAGGCCGAACACGACGAGATCGTGCCGCAGCCGGTCATCGACAACTACGCACGCGCCTTCCATTCGGCACGCTCGCTGACCCGGCGCCTGATCCCAGGGGCCGACCACGGCTTCAGCGGCAAGCCTGCGCAGCGCCAGTACACCGAGGTGCTGGAAGCGTGGATGACGGAAATGATCGTCGGCGCACGCAACATGATCGCTGCCGACAAGGTGCGCGACGACAAGCAGCAGCGCCGCGCCGGGCAGGGCCGCTAG
- a CDS encoding flagellar brake protein codes for MSEVPPPSELDAADLDGYYDKFYVHDLGEIRHHLQRLAGERCALTVRAEGSADSMATMLLRVDEGSLWIDVPSTRKLLDAWLGAHQLRIEGSIDRAALRFSAGPAWLDSFEDKPALRLALPARMLYLQRREFMRREPPAGSLVCHLRLPESDREIQASIRDIGGGGLAIVATRSEVTFKTGDVLKGCRIELPEFGEVEVNLQIRHVLVRGHIGYDAAQAGCEFVDLTPAAQRKLFRYLMQLDRDQLARRRGLE; via the coding sequence ATGAGCGAAGTTCCGCCCCCTTCCGAGCTGGACGCGGCCGACCTGGACGGCTACTACGACAAGTTCTACGTCCACGACCTCGGCGAGATCCGCCACCACCTGCAGCGGCTGGCAGGGGAGCGCTGCGCGCTGACCGTGCGCGCGGAAGGCAGCGCCGACAGCATGGCGACCATGCTGCTGCGGGTGGACGAGGGCTCCCTGTGGATCGACGTGCCGTCCACCCGCAAGCTTCTGGACGCCTGGCTGGGCGCGCACCAGCTGCGCATCGAGGGCAGCATCGACCGCGCCGCGCTGCGTTTTTCCGCCGGCCCGGCCTGGCTGGACAGTTTCGAGGACAAGCCGGCGCTGCGGCTGGCCCTGCCTGCCCGCATGCTGTATCTGCAGCGCCGCGAATTCATGCGGCGCGAGCCGCCGGCTGGCAGCCTGGTCTGCCACCTGCGCCTGCCCGAGAGCGACCGCGAAATCCAGGCCAGCATCCGCGATATCGGCGGTGGCGGCCTGGCGATCGTGGCGACCCGCTCGGAAGTCACCTTCAAGACCGGTGACGTGCTGAAGGGCTGTCGCATCGAGTTGCCCGAGTTCGGCGAGGTGGAGGTGAACCTGCAGATCCGCCACGTGCTGGTGCGCGGCCATATCGGCTATGACGCGGCGCAGGCCGGCTGCGAGTTCGTCGACCTGACTCCCGCTGCGCAGCGCAAGCTGTTCCGCTACCTGATGCAGCTGGATCGCGACCAGCTGGCGCGCCGGCGCGGGCTGGAGTAG
- a CDS encoding response regulator, which translates to MRDLLGLRVLVVEPDRTLACVLADALTLAGASVVAMCSDLAEAARSRCIEAPQALVVGTRPNHDPEATVQSARGWGLPFLLTCDRPVSVGGTHNARCLIKPFCYHELVEGLIGCASGEGAP; encoded by the coding sequence ATGCGCGATCTTCTTGGACTCCGCGTTTTGGTGGTGGAACCGGACAGGACATTGGCCTGCGTGTTGGCTGACGCCCTGACCTTGGCGGGCGCGAGCGTGGTGGCGATGTGCTCGGATCTGGCCGAGGCCGCGCGCTCCCGCTGCATCGAGGCGCCGCAGGCGCTGGTGGTGGGCACGCGCCCCAATCACGATCCGGAAGCCACCGTGCAGTCCGCCCGGGGATGGGGGTTGCCGTTCCTGCTGACCTGTGACCGGCCCGTGTCGGTGGGCGGTACGCACAATGCGCGCTGCCTGATCAAACCGTTCTGCTACCACGAGCTGGTGGAGGGGTTGATCGGTTGTGCATCCGGCGAGGGCGCTCCGTGA
- a CDS encoding DUF3182 family protein has translation MMPTLRQQETRTTAIRWSALPVEISVAEIGGGRDPHEVAVLHCAAGRLAELFGARRVAAAAAPPPCGRYWIPSSTLSRREAAALGISDGSQLWGGIVPAGYVATKLVSHPRSGRRAAAPKGWIDIIGLEDCTLPGWSVFSRADALAAGAELLRGGPVRVKPPRERGGRGQRVVRSEEELGNWLDAASPRALEEGLVLERDLVESTTYSVGFSVLPGGHRIAYVGTQRTVITPQGVAAYGGSRLEVVRGTFADLEATLRPGKPRAAVQAASRYDAVIRHAYGVVATRCNYDVIAGIDRLGRRHLGVLEQSWRFGGASMAELLAIERFTRMPGLQRVVAETVETFAGERVPAEAVMAWRGDARSPCKYARIVEEASAGMAA, from the coding sequence ATGATGCCAACGCTGCGGCAGCAGGAGACAAGGACGACGGCGATCCGGTGGTCGGCACTGCCGGTCGAGATCTCGGTGGCTGAAATCGGCGGCGGGCGGGATCCGCATGAGGTGGCGGTGCTGCACTGCGCCGCCGGGCGGTTGGCCGAGCTTTTCGGGGCCCGACGGGTCGCGGCGGCTGCCGCCCCGCCGCCCTGCGGCCGCTACTGGATTCCCTCTTCCACCCTGTCGCGGCGCGAGGCCGCGGCGCTCGGCATCAGCGACGGCAGCCAGCTGTGGGGCGGCATCGTGCCGGCCGGCTATGTCGCGACCAAGCTGGTCAGCCATCCGCGGTCGGGCCGCCGCGCCGCGGCCCCGAAGGGATGGATCGACATCATCGGGCTGGAGGACTGCACCCTGCCGGGCTGGTCGGTGTTCTCGCGCGCGGACGCGCTGGCCGCGGGCGCCGAGCTGTTGCGCGGCGGCCCGGTGCGGGTGAAACCGCCGCGTGAGCGCGGTGGGCGCGGCCAGCGCGTGGTGCGCAGCGAGGAGGAGCTTGGCAACTGGCTGGATGCGGCATCTCCGCGGGCGCTGGAGGAAGGGCTGGTGCTGGAGCGGGACCTGGTGGAATCGACCACCTACAGCGTCGGCTTCAGCGTGCTCCCCGGCGGGCACCGCATCGCCTATGTCGGTACCCAGCGTACCGTCATCACCCCGCAGGGCGTGGCGGCCTACGGCGGTTCACGGCTGGAGGTGGTGCGCGGCACTTTTGCGGACCTGGAGGCCACCCTGCGGCCCGGCAAGCCGCGCGCCGCGGTGCAGGCCGCCAGCCGCTACGATGCGGTGATCCGTCACGCCTACGGGGTTGTGGCGACCCGCTGCAACTACGACGTGATCGCCGGCATCGACCGTCTGGGCCGGCGCCATCTCGGCGTGCTGGAGCAGTCGTGGCGGTTCGGCGGCGCGAGCATGGCCGAACTGCTGGCGATCGAACGCTTCACCCGGATGCCGGGGCTGCAGCGCGTGGTCGCAGAAACTGTGGAGACCTTCGCCGGCGAGCGCGTTCCGGCGGAGGCGGTGATGGCGTGGCGGGGCGATGCGCGTTCGCCTTGCAAGTACGCGCGGATCGTCGAGGAGGCCAGCGCGGGAATGGCAGCCTGA
- a CDS encoding DUF892 family protein: protein MAKQAESSQVHELLLQALETERGGIQIYTAAIEAAQNDDLRKEWEHYLEQTTNHERILTDVFAQLGMDTEEMSPGREVVAGLGAALVDSIKAAIATADPAAAEIVAAECVVLAENKDHMNWELIGKVGETRFAGAKVLKQAYEEVENEEDEHLYHTKGWCRELWIQALGMPAVLPPPEEVKKVKTAIGAARAEHARDEMM, encoded by the coding sequence ATGGCCAAGCAGGCAGAGAGCAGCCAGGTCCACGAACTGTTGTTGCAGGCACTGGAAACGGAACGTGGCGGCATCCAGATCTATACCGCCGCCATCGAGGCTGCGCAGAACGACGACCTGCGCAAGGAATGGGAGCACTACCTCGAGCAGACCACCAACCACGAACGCATCCTGACCGACGTGTTCGCGCAGTTGGGCATGGACACCGAGGAGATGAGCCCCGGCCGTGAAGTGGTAGCGGGGCTGGGCGCCGCGCTGGTGGATTCGATCAAGGCCGCGATCGCGACCGCCGATCCGGCCGCCGCCGAGATCGTCGCCGCCGAGTGCGTGGTGCTGGCCGAAAACAAGGACCACATGAACTGGGAACTGATCGGCAAGGTGGGCGAAACCCGCTTCGCCGGGGCCAAGGTGCTGAAGCAGGCCTACGAGGAAGTGGAGAACGAGGAAGACGAGCACCTCTACCACACCAAGGGTTGGTGCCGCGAGCTGTGGATCCAGGCCTTGGGCATGCCGGCGGTGCTGCCGCCGCCGGAAGAAGTGAAGAAGGTGAAGACCGCCATCGGCGCGGCGCGGGCGGAACACGCGCGCGACGAGATGATGTGA
- the otsB gene encoding trehalose-phosphatase: protein MPAAEFHAPLPAPPPLSADWALFLDVDGCLLEFEEDPDRVRAPASLSVQLAAVSRRLGGALALVSGRGIAGVDRVFAPARFPVGGLHGLERRGAPMPDADTGAAIDPATWGGLIADARVWMATHPLARVEDKGRALALHWRADASAEARARAFASTALAALPGYRLQPGDCVLELRPEGADKGAAIAAFLDEPPFAGRRPVFAGDDLTDEHGFALVNRRDGISIVVGDRRPTLATHWLANPAAVRRWLEEVA from the coding sequence ATGCCCGCTGCCGAGTTCCACGCACCGCTTCCCGCACCACCACCGCTGTCCGCCGACTGGGCGCTGTTCCTGGACGTGGACGGCTGCCTGCTTGAATTCGAGGAGGATCCCGACCGCGTGCGCGCACCGGCATCGCTGTCGGTGCAGCTCGCGGCGGTGTCGCGACGGCTTGGCGGCGCGCTGGCGCTGGTCAGCGGACGCGGCATCGCCGGCGTCGACCGGGTGTTCGCGCCGGCGCGGTTCCCGGTTGGCGGTCTGCACGGGTTGGAGCGGCGCGGTGCGCCGATGCCGGATGCGGATACCGGCGCCGCGATCGATCCCGCCACGTGGGGCGGCTTGATCGCCGATGCGCGCGTCTGGATGGCCACGCATCCGCTGGCGCGGGTAGAGGACAAGGGACGGGCGCTGGCGCTGCACTGGCGCGCCGATGCGTCGGCGGAGGCGCGCGCGCGCGCGTTTGCATCAACGGCATTGGCCGCGCTGCCGGGCTACCGGTTGCAGCCGGGCGACTGCGTGCTGGAACTGCGGCCGGAGGGCGCGGACAAAGGTGCGGCGATTGCCGCGTTCCTGGACGAGCCGCCGTTCGCCGGGCGGCGGCCGGTATTCGCCGGCGATGACCTGACCGACGAACACGGCTTCGCGCTGGTCAACCGGCGCGACGGCATCAGCATCGTGGTCGGCGACCGTCGGCCGACGCTGGCGACGCACTGGCTGGCCAATCCGGCCGCCGTGCGTCGTTGGTTGGAGGAGGTGGCATGA
- the ligD gene encoding DNA ligase D, translating into MSLVEYRRKREFSRTREPAPGRVRVPGDRAIFVVQLHHASRRHYDFRLQVGGVLKSWAVPKGPSFDPAVKRMAVEVEDHPLDYAGFEGDIPKGQYGGGHVARFDAGYWSTDGDAQAQLAKGHLRFELFGDKLKGGWHLVRSGKPGRQVQWLLFKDKDVHAGTLEADDLLGDVTSAPAADVQRAGAGKREKAQRTAAPPAKARRRRDWSKRALQLPGASKARFHGGFFAPQLAQLGDAPPDGPAWLHELKWDGYRLLVAVVDGKARLYSRNALDWTPKLPDIVAAIEALKLGHAALDGELIAGSGTKADFNLLQATLSGEKNASLSLVLFDLLHLDGVDISAAPLLQRKALLETVLGTPPPHLAYSSHVLGEGVHAWQLAGEQGFEGIVSKRADRGHHAGRSPEWRKTKHVHADEFAVVGFSAPKGSRVGIGALLLATPEGRGWRYVGRLGSGFSDALLRQLATTLGEGQPEPTARVEVADPALRRARWVAPQMVVEAYYRGIGGNGLLRQASLKAVRSDKSASDLRDSDRAPAARRKGKAMASKPATDEIVVTHPERVVFPDAGIRKGEVFDYYRDMLPWLLPEVVDRPLSIVRCPQGAARPCFFQKHTGAGMQHVDSLRLREESGAEEDYLVVRDAAGLLELVQFNALEFHPWGAQAAGADLADRLVFDLDPGPDVAWREVVAAARTLRRRLQELGLQSWLRTSGGKGLHVVVPLRPACPWEQAKTFAHGFADALAAAEPLKFVATAAKRLRKGRIFVDYLRNGRGATSVASFSLRARAGAPVAMPIRWEELGRVKSPAQFNLRNAPARMRRLRSHPWAGIDEVEQDLSGIVGPG; encoded by the coding sequence GTGAGCCTCGTCGAATACCGGCGCAAGCGCGAGTTCTCGCGGACGCGGGAACCCGCGCCCGGCCGGGTCCGTGTCCCCGGCGATCGCGCGATCTTCGTGGTCCAGTTGCACCACGCCTCGCGCCGGCATTACGACTTCCGCCTGCAGGTGGGTGGCGTGCTGAAGAGCTGGGCGGTGCCGAAGGGGCCCAGCTTCGACCCTGCGGTCAAGCGGATGGCAGTGGAGGTCGAGGACCATCCGCTGGATTACGCGGGCTTCGAGGGCGACATCCCCAAAGGCCAGTACGGCGGCGGCCACGTCGCCCGGTTCGATGCCGGCTACTGGTCCACCGACGGCGATGCGCAGGCGCAGCTGGCCAAGGGTCATCTGCGCTTCGAGCTGTTCGGTGACAAGCTCAAGGGCGGATGGCACCTGGTGCGTTCCGGCAAGCCGGGGCGGCAGGTGCAGTGGCTGCTGTTCAAGGACAAGGACGTCCACGCGGGCACGCTGGAAGCGGATGACCTGCTCGGTGATGTCACGTCGGCGCCGGCCGCCGACGTGCAGCGCGCCGGTGCGGGGAAGCGCGAAAAAGCGCAGCGCACCGCGGCGCCGCCGGCAAAGGCACGGCGCCGACGAGACTGGTCGAAGCGCGCGCTGCAGTTGCCCGGGGCGAGCAAGGCGCGGTTCCACGGCGGCTTCTTCGCGCCGCAGCTGGCCCAGCTGGGCGATGCGCCGCCGGACGGCCCGGCGTGGCTGCATGAACTCAAATGGGATGGCTACCGGCTGCTGGTCGCGGTGGTCGACGGCAAGGCGCGGCTGTATTCCCGCAACGCGCTGGACTGGACACCTAAACTGCCGGACATTGTTGCCGCCATCGAGGCGCTGAAGCTGGGCCATGCCGCGCTGGACGGCGAGCTGATTGCCGGCAGCGGCACCAAGGCCGACTTCAACCTGCTCCAGGCCACCCTGTCCGGGGAAAAGAACGCCAGCCTTTCGCTGGTGCTGTTCGACCTGCTGCACCTGGATGGCGTGGACATCTCCGCGGCGCCGCTGCTCCAGCGCAAGGCGCTGCTGGAGACGGTGCTGGGGACGCCGCCACCACACCTCGCCTACAGCTCGCACGTGCTGGGCGAGGGCGTGCACGCCTGGCAGCTGGCCGGTGAACAGGGGTTCGAAGGCATCGTCTCCAAGCGCGCCGACCGCGGCCACCATGCGGGACGCTCGCCGGAATGGCGCAAGACCAAGCATGTCCACGCCGACGAGTTCGCGGTGGTGGGCTTCAGCGCGCCGAAGGGCAGCCGCGTCGGCATCGGGGCGCTGCTGCTGGCCACGCCGGAAGGCCGGGGTTGGCGTTACGTCGGCCGGCTCGGCAGTGGTTTCAGCGATGCCTTGCTGCGCCAGCTGGCAACGACGCTGGGCGAAGGGCAGCCCGAACCGACCGCACGGGTGGAGGTGGCGGATCCGGCCCTGCGTCGCGCGCGCTGGGTGGCGCCGCAGATGGTGGTGGAGGCCTACTATCGCGGCATCGGCGGCAATGGCCTGCTGCGGCAGGCGTCGCTGAAGGCGGTGCGTTCCGACAAATCCGCGTCCGACCTGCGCGACAGCGACCGCGCACCGGCTGCCAGGAGGAAGGGCAAGGCGATGGCCAGCAAACCGGCAACCGACGAAATCGTCGTCACCCACCCGGAGCGGGTGGTGTTTCCCGATGCCGGCATCCGCAAGGGGGAGGTGTTCGACTACTACCGCGACATGCTGCCTTGGCTGCTGCCGGAGGTCGTCGATCGACCGCTGTCGATCGTGCGCTGCCCGCAAGGAGCGGCGCGCCCGTGCTTCTTCCAGAAGCACACCGGCGCCGGCATGCAGCACGTGGACAGCCTGCGCCTGCGCGAGGAGTCCGGCGCGGAAGAGGACTACCTGGTGGTGCGCGATGCCGCCGGCCTGCTGGAACTGGTGCAGTTCAACGCGCTGGAATTCCATCCCTGGGGCGCGCAGGCCGCCGGCGCCGACCTTGCCGATCGCCTGGTGTTCGACCTTGATCCCGGCCCCGACGTTGCGTGGCGGGAGGTCGTCGCCGCGGCGCGCACGCTGCGCAGGCGCTTGCAGGAGCTCGGTCTGCAAAGCTGGCTGCGCACCTCCGGCGGCAAGGGCCTGCACGTGGTGGTGCCGCTGCGCCCGGCGTGCCCGTGGGAGCAGGCGAAGACGTTCGCGCATGGCTTCGCCGACGCGCTGGCCGCTGCCGAACCACTGAAGTTCGTCGCCACCGCGGCCAAGCGGCTGCGCAAGGGCCGGATCTTCGTGGACTACCTGCGCAACGGCCGCGGTGCCACCAGCGTGGCCTCGTTCTCGCTGCGCGCGCGTGCCGGCGCGCCGGTCGCCATGCCGATCCGCTGGGAGGAACTGGGGCGGGTGAAGAGCCCCGCGCAGTTCAACCTGCGCAACGCTCCGGCGCGGATGCGGCGGCTGCGTTCGCACCCATGGGCGGGCATCGACGAGGTGGAGCAGGACCTGTCCGGGATCGTCGGTCCCGGCTGA
- the otsA gene encoding alpha,alpha-trehalose-phosphate synthase (UDP-forming) has protein sequence MSRLVVVSNRVALPGESAPGGLAVGLQAALAARGGLWFGWSGKTAREDSGALHEQRDGEIRYVTLDLSRQDVAAYYNGFSNRTLWPLLHFRLDLVDYARETRAGYRRVNALFADRLAPLLRDDDTVWIHDYHLIPLAAMLRERGVGCRMGFFLHVPMPSADIAASLPDHAQLFGALFAHDLVGFQTQRDAERFRSYARLFGGATLVGDDGLRLPDGRSVCVGAFPIGIDAARIAGQARAAAGKPAVRQLQASLSGRKLAIGVDRLDYSKGLPERFRGFARYLERYPQERGRLTFLQIAPVSRGEVQEYRLLRDQLEGIAGHINGTHADPEWTPLRYVNRNFAHATLTGFYRLAAIGVVTPLRDGMNLVAKEYVAAQDPQNPGVLLLSMFAGAAAELEQGALLVNPYDLDGVADAFARAAAMPLAERRERWQSMMAPVSRYDIHAWCEDFLAALRS, from the coding sequence GTGAGCCGGCTGGTGGTGGTCTCCAACCGGGTCGCGCTGCCGGGCGAAAGCGCGCCAGGCGGGTTGGCGGTGGGGCTGCAGGCGGCGCTGGCGGCGCGCGGCGGGCTGTGGTTCGGGTGGAGCGGCAAGACCGCGCGCGAGGACAGCGGTGCGCTGCACGAACAGCGGGATGGCGAGATCCGCTACGTCACGCTCGACCTGTCGCGGCAGGACGTGGCCGCCTACTACAACGGCTTCTCCAACCGCACGCTGTGGCCACTGCTGCATTTCCGCCTGGACCTGGTGGACTACGCGCGCGAAACCCGCGCCGGCTACCGCCGCGTCAACGCGCTGTTCGCCGACCGGCTGGCGCCGCTGCTGCGCGACGACGACACCGTGTGGATTCACGACTACCACCTGATCCCGCTGGCCGCGATGCTGCGCGAACGCGGGGTGGGCTGCAGGATGGGCTTCTTCCTGCACGTGCCGATGCCGTCGGCGGACATCGCCGCCTCGTTGCCGGACCACGCCCAGCTGTTCGGCGCGCTGTTCGCGCACGACCTGGTGGGTTTCCAGACGCAGCGTGATGCCGAACGGTTCCGCAGCTACGCGCGGCTGTTCGGCGGCGCGACCCTCGTCGGTGACGACGGCCTGCGCCTGCCCGACGGGCGCAGCGTCTGCGTCGGTGCCTTCCCCATCGGCATCGATGCCGCGCGCATCGCCGGGCAGGCCCGGGCGGCCGCCGGCAAGCCGGCCGTGCGCCAGCTGCAGGCCAGCCTGAGCGGCCGCAAGCTCGCCATCGGTGTGGACCGGCTGGACTATTCCAAGGGGCTGCCCGAGCGCTTCCGCGGCTTCGCGCGCTACCTCGAACGCTACCCGCAGGAGCGCGGGCGGCTGACCTTCCTGCAGATCGCGCCGGTGTCGCGCGGCGAAGTGCAGGAGTACCGCCTGCTGCGCGACCAGCTGGAAGGCATCGCCGGGCACATCAACGGCACCCATGCCGACCCCGAATGGACCCCGCTGCGCTACGTCAACCGCAACTTCGCCCATGCCACCCTGACCGGGTTCTACCGGCTGGCCGCGATCGGCGTGGTCACGCCGCTGCGCGACGGCATGAACCTGGTGGCGAAGGAATACGTGGCTGCGCAGGACCCCCAGAACCCGGGCGTGCTGCTGCTGTCGATGTTTGCCGGTGCCGCCGCCGAGCTGGAGCAGGGCGCGCTGCTGGTGAACCCCTACGACCTGGACGGCGTGGCCGATGCCTTCGCACGTGCCGCGGCGATGCCGCTGGCGGAGCGGCGCGAACGCTGGCAGTCGATGATGGCGCCGGTGTCACGCTACGACATCCACGCCTGGTGCGAGGACTTCCTCGCCGCGCTGCGCAGCTGA
- a CDS encoding CBS domain-containing protein, producing the protein MQNVSSLMTSNPAFCRIDTPLDAVARLMVDHDCGGIPVVDMEGKPLGFVTDRDVAVRIVAAGHFEASSIAGDAMTAPCKTVNANTSVEECTQLMESAKIRRVPIVDDDGRLSGIVSIADLARAGKDAATAEVVSEVSKPGLPQ; encoded by the coding sequence ATGCAGAACGTCAGTTCCCTCATGACCAGCAACCCCGCCTTCTGCCGCATCGACACACCCCTGGACGCGGTGGCAAGGCTGATGGTCGATCACGATTGCGGGGGCATTCCGGTAGTCGACATGGAGGGCAAGCCGCTGGGCTTCGTGACCGACCGCGACGTCGCCGTGCGCATCGTCGCCGCGGGTCACTTCGAAGCCTCCAGCATCGCGGGCGATGCGATGACCGCGCCATGCAAGACGGTGAATGCGAACACCAGCGTGGAGGAATGCACCCAGCTGATGGAGTCCGCGAAGATCCGCCGCGTGCCGATCGTGGATGACGACGGCCGCCTGTCCGGGATCGTGTCGATCGCCGATCTGGCACGGGCGGGCAAGGACGCCGCCACCGCTGAGGTGGTCAGCGAAGTGTCGAAGCCGGGCCTGCCGCAGTAA
- a CDS encoding glycoside hydrolase family 15 protein: MNNDRPPVHTLDLGVVGNGSFAALIDARARVVWGCLPAFDGDPAFCALLSPRQHPGGDFAIELEDFERAEQHYIANTAVLRTVLHDSRGGSVEILDFAPRWRQNGRFYRPVSLLRRLTPLAGTPRIRVRARPLADWGARVPDSTWGSNHIRWLLPQMTLRLTTDVPVRFVREQLPFVLNHRLHLVLGPDEPLARSIDGYVEEALNRTLDYWREWVRYLSIPLEWQDAVIRSAITLKLCQYEDSGAIIAAMTTSIPEAPGSSRNWDYRYCWLRDAAFVVRVLNRLGATRSMEEFLRYIFDIATHDGSLQPLYGIAFETALHEEEVASLDGYRGCGPVRRGNLAWLQKQHDVYGSVVLATTQLFFDQRLADPGDIATFARLEPLGERAFALHDVPDAGLWEFRGRAEVHTYTAAMCWAACDRLARVAAKLGLAERSGYWRERAEIVRARVLARAWREDVGWFSASFDSTYLDASLLLLADIGLLPAEDPRYVATVEAIGRELKRGDGLFRYVAADDFGVPETSFTICMFWYIDALAAIGRHDEARQLFERVLARRNHLGLLSEDMAFEDGEAWGNFPQAYSHVGLIMAAMRLSRPWTEAL, translated from the coding sequence ATGAACAACGACCGCCCACCCGTGCACACGCTCGACCTGGGCGTGGTCGGCAATGGCAGCTTCGCGGCGCTCATCGATGCGCGGGCGCGGGTGGTCTGGGGCTGCCTGCCCGCGTTCGATGGCGATCCTGCGTTCTGCGCGCTGCTGTCGCCGCGTCAACACCCCGGCGGCGACTTCGCCATCGAACTGGAAGATTTCGAGCGCGCCGAGCAGCACTACATCGCCAATACCGCGGTGCTGCGCACGGTGCTGCACGACAGTCGCGGCGGCTCGGTGGAGATCCTCGACTTCGCCCCCCGCTGGCGCCAGAACGGGCGGTTCTACCGGCCGGTGTCGCTGCTCCGCCGGCTCACCCCGCTGGCCGGCACGCCGCGCATCCGCGTGCGCGCACGGCCGCTGGCGGACTGGGGGGCACGCGTCCCGGACAGTACCTGGGGCAGCAACCACATCCGCTGGCTGCTGCCGCAGATGACCCTGCGGCTGACCACCGACGTGCCGGTCCGCTTCGTCCGCGAACAGCTGCCGTTCGTGTTGAACCACCGTCTGCACCTCGTGCTGGGGCCGGACGAGCCGCTGGCGCGCTCGATCGACGGCTACGTGGAGGAAGCGCTGAACCGCACCCTGGACTACTGGCGCGAATGGGTGCGCTACCTGTCCATCCCGCTGGAGTGGCAGGACGCGGTGATCCGCAGCGCCATTACTCTGAAGCTGTGCCAGTACGAGGACAGCGGCGCGATCATCGCGGCGATGACCACCTCGATCCCGGAGGCGCCGGGGTCGTCGCGCAACTGGGACTACCGCTATTGCTGGCTGCGCGACGCGGCCTTCGTGGTGCGCGTGCTCAACCGGCTGGGCGCGACCCGCAGCATGGAGGAGTTCCTGCGCTACATCTTCGACATCGCCACCCACGACGGCAGCCTGCAGCCGCTGTATGGGATCGCCTTCGAGACCGCGCTGCACGAGGAGGAAGTGGCGTCCCTGGACGGGTACCGCGGCTGCGGCCCGGTGCGGCGCGGCAACCTGGCCTGGCTGCAGAAGCAGCACGACGTGTACGGCAGCGTGGTGCTGGCGACCACCCAGCTGTTCTTCGACCAGCGCCTGGCCGACCCCGGCGACATCGCCACCTTCGCCCGGCTGGAGCCGCTGGGCGAGCGCGCGTTCGCCCTGCACGACGTGCCCGACGCCGGGCTTTGGGAGTTCCGCGGCCGCGCCGAGGTGCATACCTACACCGCCGCGATGTGCTGGGCGGCCTGCGACCGGCTGGCGCGTGTGGCGGCGAAACTGGGCCTGGCCGAACGCTCGGGGTACTGGCGCGAACGCGCGGAAATCGTCCGTGCCCGCGTGCTGGCGCGCGCATGGCGCGAAGATGTCGGCTGGTTCAGCGCCTCCTTCGACAGCACCTACCTGGACGCCTCATTGCTGCTGCTGGCCGACATCGGCCTGCTGCCGGCGGAGGACCCGCGCTACGTCGCCACGGTGGAGGCGATCGGGCGCGAGCTCAAGCGCGGCGACGGGCTGTTCCGCTACGTCGCGGCGGACGACTTCGGCGTGCCGGAAACCAGCTTCACCATCTGCATGTTCTGGTACATCGACGCGCTGGCGGCGATCGGCCGGCACGACGAGGCGCGGCAACTGTTCGAGCGCGTGCTGGCGCGCCGCAACCACCTCGGCCTGCTGTCGGAGGACATGGCGTTCGAGGATGGCGAGGCCTGGGGCAACTTCCCGCAGGCGTATTCGCACGTCGGGCTGATCATGGCGGCGATGCGCCTGTCGCGGCCGTGGACGGAGGCGCTGTGA